One Alnus glutinosa chromosome 3, dhAlnGlut1.1, whole genome shotgun sequence genomic region harbors:
- the LOC133863366 gene encoding uncharacterized protein LOC133863366 has translation MSTTSDLSSGHPLCKCGIPARLRYSWTTSNPAKKWYGCNNYKKAGDCDFFEWADKKMSAYEKGLAQYLKEMEERRQADNDKVEELIEKKCKEQLVQHLKEMEEKVEELIEKKCKELLAQRNEKMFRVLLLVVILLFHNSQSGTIKTEKYGPLGA, from the exons ATGTCTACAACAAGTGATTTGTCAAGCGGTCATCCGTTATGTAAGTGTGGAATTCCTGCACGTCTAAGGTACTCTTGGACCACATCCAATCCCGCTAAAAAGTGGTATGGATGTAAtaactacaag AAAgccggtgattgtgatttttttgaatggGCTGATAAGAAGATGTCTGCATACGAGAAGGGATTAGCGCAATATCTGAAAGAGATGGAGGAGAGAAGACAAGCTGACAATGACAAAGTTGaggaattaattgaaaaaaaatgcaaggaacAATTAGTGCAacatttgaaagaaatggaggagaaagttgaggaattgattgaaaaaaaatgtaaggaacTATTAGCGCAACGTAACGAGAAGATGTTTCGTGTTTTGTTGTTAGTTGTCATTTTGCT GTTTCACAATTCACAGTCTGGCACgataaaaacagaaaagtatGGGCCATTAGGTGCATAG
- the LOC133863367 gene encoding protein FAR-RED IMPAIRED RESPONSE 1-like — protein sequence MDPQNDGNEIVANDQLNDGVDNCRSKAKLIDGDKVVEEPKSGMLFGSIEEVVDYYRNYGKQAGFGVTQKKKKKYENGDVHYISLTCARGGKASSSSSNNLCKASKTSKTGCQATLNATLVDTSWYVTNVNLGHNHDLSPGKARYFRCNKKLDPTTKRKLDIDDRAGIRTNKIYNALAVEAGGYENLTFGERECRNYIANSRRLRLGTGGAAALRDYFNRMRKVNDDFYFDIDVDDECRLRNVFWADARRAALISSEDTESFVWLFEAWLKCMKGRAPRAIITDQDRAMKNAIKKVFPNARHRFCLWHILKKLPEKFGSHSQYYAIKSAIRNCVYNSHTCDEFDACWQSMLGCYNLEENAWLRGLYSERTFWVPTYLNDVFWAGMTTTQHSESMNAFFDGYVQSSTSLKEFVDQYDNALRRKVEVENVADFDSFNTTISCVSHWPFEKQFQEIYTHAKFREVQKEISSIMYCGSSLLKSECGIRTYQVTEQVEINESYRKKIVFNVCYNGPVCEVNCSCRLFESRGILCKHAISVLTAFEDVDLLPEKYFLNRWRKDLKRPYKLIKSSYDPLSGNPTADRYAELSNNVLKLAAIAAPNVDHCMELQKYVDMLIKKFSGPSCEQSQPSQSLPSAKDLPSAPMIDNGAMDCMEVEVCSPLVARTKGARPSIRKVSVVEKVVRKKSSKGGNKKQSNANPEQRRKRKKTCQRSLVDELDTSEDPLLFSTDVQHDQVIETQHSVLTQTFGNSQSSCIFEGDSIYLS from the exons atggaccctcaaaatg atgGAAATGAAATTGTTGCTAATGACCAATTGAATGATGGTGTGGATAATTGTCGGTCCAAGGCCAAGCTCATAGATGGAGATAAAGTTGTTGAGGAGCCTAAGAGCGGTATGCTATTTGGCTCCATAGAGGAAGTCGTTGACTATTATAGGAATTATGGAAAGCAAGCGGGCTTTGGTGTgacacaaaagaagaagaaaaagtatgaaaatggaGATGTACACTACATCAGTCTGACATGTGCTCGCGGAGGCAAAGCATCATCCAGTTCAAGTAACAACCTGTGCAAGGCTAGCAAAACAAGCAAAACGGGGTGTCAGGCTACTTTGAATGCAACGTTAGTGGATACATCGTGGTATGTGACAAATGTAAATCTAGGGCATAATCACGACTTAAGCCCAGGTAAAGCGAGATACTTTCGGTGCAACAAGAAGTTGGATCCTACTACGAAGAGAAAGCTTGATATAGATGATAGAGCTGGAATCCGCACCAATAAAATTTATAACGCACTAGCCGTTGAAGCGGGGGGTTATGAGAATCTtacatttggagagagagagtgtcgcAATTATATTGCGAACTCAAGACGCCTTCGCCTTGGTACAGGAGGTGCCGCAGCACTTCGTGACTATTTCAATAgaatgcggaaagtaaatgatgatttttattttgatatagaTGTGGATGATGAGTGTAGGCTGAGAAAtgttttttgggctgatgcacgaa GGGCGGCATTAATTTCAAGTGAGGATACGGagtcatttgtttggttgtttgaggcaTGGTTGAAATGCATGAAGGGCCGTGCGCCAAGGGCAATTATTACAGATCAAGATAGGgccatgaaaaatgctattaaGAAGGTGTTTCCGAATGCTCGtcatagattttgtttatggcataTACTGAAAAAACTTCCGGAAAAGTTTGGATCACATTCACAATACTATGCCATTAAGAGTGCCATAAGAAATTGTGTGTATAATTCTCATACATGTGACGAGTTTGATGCATGTTGGCAGAGTATGCTTGGGTGTTATAATCTAGAGGAGAATGCATGGCTGCGTGGTTTATACAGTGAAAGGACTTTTTGGGTaccaacatatttgaatgatgTATTTTGGGCCGGCATGACTACCACACAACATAGTGAGAGTATGAATGCcttttttgatggttatgtgcaATCGTCCACCTCATTGAAGGAATTTGTGGATCAATACGATAACGCTTTGCGCAGGAAGGTTGAGGTTgagaatgttgctgatttcgATTCCTTCAATACCACCATTTCATGTGTGAGCCATTGGCCCTTTGAGAAGCAATTCCAAGAAATTTACACCCATGCAAAGTTTAGAGAAGTTCAGAAGGAGATTTCATCGATTATGTATTGTGGTTCTTctcttttaaaaagtgaatgtGGAATTCGTACCTATCAGGTGACCGAACAGGTAGAAATTAATGAATCCTATAggaaaaaaatcgtttttaatGTTTGCTACAATGGCCCTGTATGTGAAGTGAATTGTAGTTGCCGTTTGTTTGAATCAAGAGGAATTTTGTGCAAACATGCCATATCCGTGTTGACTGCATTTGAAGATGTGGATTTGTTGCCCGAAAAGTATTTTCTAAATCGATGGAGGAAGGATTTGAAGCGGCCATATAAGTTAATCAAGAGTAGTTATGATCCTTTGAGTGGCAACCCTACTGCAGATCGATATGCTGAACTGAGCAACAATGTGCTGAAGTTGGCCGCTATTGCAGCACCAAACGTGGACCATTGCATGGAATTGCAAAAGTATGTTGATAtgctaattaagaaatttaGCGGTCCAAGCTGTGAACAAAGTCAACCTTCCCAATCACTCCCAAGTGCAAAAGATCTCCCAAGTGCACCTATGATCGATAATGGAGCCATGGATTGTATGGAGGTGGAGGTGTGTAGTCCTCTTGTGGCTCGAACTAAAGGCGCGCGACCATCAATCAGAAAAGTGTCTGTGGTTGAAAAAGTGGTGAGAAAAAAGTCGTCAAAAGGAGGAAATAAGAAACAGAGCAACGCAAATCCCGAGCAgcgaaggaaaagaaagaag acaTGCCAAAGATCGCTAGTAGATGAACTGGACACAAGTGAAGATCCGTTGCTTTTTTCAACTGATGTGCAGCATGACCAAGTGATTGAAACACAACATAGTGTACTTACACAG ACGTTTGGGAATTCACAATCGTCATGTATTTTCGAAGGAGATTCTATATACTTGTCGTAA
- the LOC133863368 gene encoding probable LRR receptor-like serine/threonine-protein kinase At3g47570: MGLPPLSPTLSCSALCILTIVSVYGYGIGGNETDRLALLEFKAKIVDDPFMVLSSWNDTTHFCLWHGVTCGRRHQRVTELRLRSQKLVGSISPFIGNLSFLRYLYLQNNSFSHQIPPEIGRLHRLLELYLNNNSFGGRIPANVSGCSNLKVIRLNFNQLAGEIPIEVGSLSKLKAFDVSHNLLTGSIPPSLGNLSSLERLYLSLNNIGGSIPDALGQLMNLTVIALGENQFSGTIPPSIFNLSSITVLDVARNQIQGSLPWDLGITLPNLQIFFVSHNKFTAGSIPPSISNASNLERLNFNDNKFTRNMPSFKKLRRLQFFSTTNNHLGSGGADDLSFLCSLTNATSLELLAINANNFGGLLPECISNLSSTLRILDVSENNIVGTIPSGIVNLVNLETLIMWNSQFSGNIPLEIGKLQMLQEMDLSDNSLSGNIPYSFGNLTLLLKLYLSYNNLQGSMPSSLAKCQSLNSLDLSNNNLSGTIPPQVVGLSSLSIFLDLSANRFTGPLPMEIGNLKNLGRLNMSKNMLSGEIPSSLGSCIMLEFLNLEENFFGGTIPSSFSSLRGLRELDLSRNNLSGNIPFFFVGFNSLDLLNLSYNNFDGMVPTEGVFKNSSATSVVGNSQLCGGIPKMQLPKCNFEKSNKTKLTLTMKLVISIVYGLLGVIFVLSFLFVCCLRRKRKEPTSSSSGNLLLNLSYQSLLQATDGFSSTNLLGVGSFGFVYKGIINEGRMTIAVKVLNLSRRGASKSFLTECETLRNIRHRNLVKILTICSSVDYQGNDFKALVYEFMVNGSLADWLHPTATEDKAHQEQRNLNLYQRLNIAIDVASALEYLHYHCQTPILHCDLKPSNVLLDDEMIGHIGDFGLARFSLEANHNSLGNQSSSIGVRGTIGYVALEYGMGNEVSSYGDICSFGILLLEMFTGKRPTDDMFQGTLNLHTFVLQALPELLVEIADPILFQGREEETTMNRTHNNNINTRRSKIQECLILMFGIGVACSVEQAEERMSMKDVVTELHLVRRKLLKTTSGP; encoded by the exons ATGGGGCTTCCCCCCTTAAGTCCCACACTCTCTTGCTCAGCTCTTTGCATCCTGACAATCGTTTCGGTCTATGGTTATGGCATTGGCGGGAATGAGACAGACCGACTAGCTTTGCTTGAATTCAAGGCCAAAATAGTCGATGACCCTTTCATGGTTTTGAGCTCGTGGAATGACACCACCCACTTCTGCTTGTGGCATGGTGTTACATGTGGTCGACGCCACCAGAGGGTCACGGAGTTGCGCCTGCGATCTCAGAAACTCGTGGGATCTATATCGCCTTTCATTGGAAATCTGAGCTTTCTAAGGTATCTATATCTCCAAAATAATAGCTTCAGTCATCAAATCCCTCCAGAAATAGGTCGTTTGCATAGATTGCTAGAACTATACTTGAATAATAATTCATTTGGTGGGAGAATTCCTGCCAATGTATCCGGTTGCTCTAACCTCAAAGTTATCAGACTTAATTTTAATCAGCTGGCTGGGGAAATTCCCATTGAGGTTGGCTCCTTGTCAAAGCTCAAAGCGTTTGATGTCTCCCACAACCTACTAACAGGAAGCATCCCTCCATCTCTTGGCAACTTATCGTCACTTGAACGACTTTATTTATCCCTAAATAATATAGGTGGGAGTATCCCCGATGCTCTGGGCCAACTGATGAATCTTACAGTTATTGCACTTGgtgaaaatcaattttctggcACCATCCCTCCATCAATCTTCAATCTCTCTTCTATTACAGTTCTTGATGTGGCACGTAATCAAATCCAAGGGAGTCTTCCGTGGGACTTGGGGATAACTCTTCCGAATCTCCAAATCTTCTTCGTTTCCCATAACAAATTTACTGCAGGCTCCATTCCTCCTTCAATATCCAATGCCTCAAATCTGGAAAGACTTAATTTTAATGACAACAAATTTACCCGAAACATGCCTTCTTTCAAAAAGTTGCGTAGGCTTCAATTTTTTAGCACTACCAATAACCATCTTGGAAGTGGGGGAGCTGACGACTTGAGTTTTCTCTGCTCTTTGACCAATGCCACTAGCTTAGAGCTGTTGGCCATAAACGCCAACAATTTTGGTGGACTCTTGCCTGAATGCATCAGTAACTTGTCATCTACTCTTCGAATCTTGGACGTAAGTGAAAATAATATAGTTGGAACGATTCCGAGTGGGATTGTGAATCTCGTCAACTTAGAGACACTCATCATGTGGAATAGCCAATTCTCAGGCAACATTCCCCTTGAAATTGGAAAGCTTCAGATGTTACAGGAAATGGATCTATCAGATAACAGTCTCTCAGGCAACATCCCATACTCTTTTGGAAATCTAACTCTGTTACTCAAACTATATTTATCGTACAATAATCTGCAGGGAAGCATGCCTTCAAGTTTAGCCAAGTGCCAATCTTTGAATTCTTTAGATCTTTCTAATAATAATCTCAGTGGTACCATACCCCCGCAGGTCGTTGGTCTCTCATCCTTatcaatttttcttgatttgtcGGCAAACCGTTTCACTGGTCCACTTCCAATGGAAATTGGAAATCTAAAAAATCTAGGTAGACTGAATATGTCAAAAAACATGTTATCTGGTGAAATTCCAAGTAGTCTTGGCAGCTGTATTATGTTAGAGTTTCTAAACCTGGAAGAAAACTTCTTTGGAGGGACCATTCCATCAAGTTTTAGTTCTTTGAGAGGACTTCGAGAGTTGGATCTTTCTCGAAACAATTTGTCAGGAAATATTCCATTCTTTTTTGTGGGTTTCAACTCTTTGGATCTTTTGAATCTATCTTACAACAATTTTGACGGTATGGTGCCAACAGAAGGCGTTTTCAAGAATTCAAGTGCAACTTCAGTTGTGGGAAATAGTCAGTTGTGCGGGGGGATCCCTAAGATGCAGTTGCCTAAGTGCAACTTTGAAAAGTCCAACAAGACAAAATTGACCTTGACCATGAAATTAGTTATCTCCATAGTTTACGGGCTTCTAGGAGTAATTTTTGTactttcttttctatttgtCTGTTGcttaagaaggaaaagaaaagaacccaCTTCAAGTTCTTCAGGAAATTTGCTTCTAAATTTGTCGTACCAAAGTCTCCTACAAGCCACCGATGGATTCTCCTCGACAAATTTGCTTGGTGTGGGTAGTTTCGGATTTGTGTATAAAGGAATCATCAATGAGGGCAGAATGACAATCGCTGTCAAGGTACTCAATCTTTCGCGACGTGGAGCTTCCAAGAGCTTTCTAACCGAGTGTGAGACCCTAAGAAACATCAGGCATCGAAATCTTGTAAAGATACTTACAATTTGTTCAAGTGTTGATTATCAGGGTAATGATTTCAAGGCTCTAGTTTATGAATTCATGGTCAATGGTAGCCTTGCGGATTGGTTGCATCCGACTGCTACAGAGGATAAGGCGCACCAGGAGCAGAGGAATCTGAATCTTTATCAGAGATTGAATATTGCCATTGATGTTGCGAGCGCATTGGAATATCTCCATTATCATTGCCAAACACCAATCCTGCATTGCGACCTCAAGCCGAGCAATGTTCTTCTAGACGATGAAATGATTGGACATATCGGAGACTTTGGGTTAGCGAGATTCTCTCTCGAAGCTAACCATAATTCTTTAGGCAATCAGTCGAGCTCTATTGGCGTAAGAGGAACTATTGGTTATGTGGCTCTGG AGTATGGTATGGGAAATGAGGTGTCCTCCTATGGTGATATATGTAGCTTTGGGATCCTCCTATTAGAAATGTTTACTGGAAAAAGACCCACAGATGACATGTTCCAAGGCACTCTAAATCTACATACTTTTGTCCTACAAGCTTTGCCAGAACTTTTGGTCGAGATTGCGGATCCAATTCTTTTtcaaggaagagaagaagagacaACCATGAACAGAACTCATAATAACAACATCAACACTAGAAGAAGCAAAATCCAGGAGTGTTTGATTTTGATGTTTGGGATTGGAGTTGCTTGTTCTGTTGAACAGGCAGAAGAACGGATGAGCATGAAAGATGTTGTAACTGAGCTTCATTTGGTCAGAAGAAAGCTTCTCAAAACTACAAGTGGACCCTAA